A region of the Salvelinus sp. IW2-2015 linkage group LG34, ASM291031v2, whole genome shotgun sequence genome:
gcaatttccaaatgcctgacggtaccacgtttcctctgtacaaacaatagtaagcaataataaacaccatggaacacgcAGCCATTTataccgctaaggaaggagatgtttctgtctcctagagcatgaacgtaaaagtgcaaatcaatcccaagaacaacagaaaggaccttgtgaagattgctggaggaaacggtacaaaagtatctatattcgcagctaaaacaagtcctatatcggaCATAACCTGTAAgtgccgctcagtaaggaagaagccactgctccaaaaccgccataaaaaagccaactacggtttgaaactgcacatgggacaaagatgtactttttagaaatgtcctctgctgagaaacaaaataaaactgttggccataatgaccatctttttTGAgggaaaagggaggcttgcaaggccaagaacaccatcccaaccgtgaaaccgggtggcagcatcatgttgtgggggtgctttgctgcaggaggactggtgcacttcacaaaatagatggcatcatgaggtaggaaattatgtggattattgaaggaacactcaagacatcagtcaggaagttaaaacttggtcgcaaatggtcttccaaatggacaatgaccccaagcatacttccaaagtgtggccAAAATGGGCTTAAAGCACAGCAAAGTCAAGTTGttgatggccatcacaaagccctgacctcaattctataaaaattggccagaactgaaaaagtgtgtgcgagcaaggaggcctacgaacttcactcagttacaccagttctgtcaggaggaatgggccaaaattcactaacaagaaatttgtggagtggttgaaaaacgagttttaatgactccaacctaagtgtatgtaaacttccgacttcaactgtgtatatatatatttttttatatggatATTTTGTAGGACGTAAcaaatcatacaaaatggatgctgtaatacacatacacacttttaaAATTACTGGCTGAAACTATACAAAAGCATTACTAACTGATAACATAGTGTAGCACTTTGAACATAATACATGAAAAGGactttacaaatatatatatatatttttttttacaatgttacagttctacaacaaaaacatacagtattaggaGGAATTGTTGCTATAGCAATGAAAATAAGTTAGAACAAATACCCTAAAAACAACATGAAATATTTGTACATCAATAATACTGTAATTACATGTTCAACAACATACTGAGGACTGGTCCATAACATCTATCAGAGGAGGTTTTGTTGTTTACTAGTCTCTAAAAGTCACGTCATCATGATCTTCTGGCCAGGCGAGTCAGCGAGACATCATCCTGACAAACTCTGTAGAAAGAACACAAAATATGAGCTACATTTTTATTAGTATGGTGACAACATAGTGAGTATTAGTACAGTGACAACATGGTGAGTATTAGTATAGTGACAACACTGTGAGTATTAGTACAGTGACAACACGGTGAGTATTAGTATAGTGACAACATAGTGAGCATTAGTATAGTGACAACAAGGTGAGTATTAGTATATTGACAACATGGTGAGTATTAGCACAGTCACAACATGGTAAGTATTAGTATAGTGACAACATGGTGAGCATTAGTATAGTGACAACATGGTGAGTATTAGTATATTGACAACATGGTGAGTATTAGTATAGTGGCAACATGGCAAGTATTAGTATAGTGACAACATGGTGAGTATTAGTATAGTGACAACATGGTGAGTATTAGTATAGTGACAACATGGTGAGTATTAGTACAGTGACAACATGGTGAGTATTAGTATAGTGACAACATAGTGAGTAATAGTACAGTGACCACATGGTAAGTATTAGTACAGTGACAACATAGTGAGTATTAGTATAGTGACCACATGGTGAGTATTAGTACAGTGACAACATAGTGAGTATTAGTACAGTGACAACATGGTGAGTATTGGTATAGTGACAGCATGGTGAGTATTAGTATAGTGACAACATGGCAAGTATTAGTACAGTGACAACATGGTGAGTAATAATAGTGACAACACAGTGATTATTAGTATAGTGACAGCATGGTAAGTATTAGTATAGTGACAACATGGTGGGTAATAGTATAGTGACACCATAGTGAGTATTAGTACAGTGACAACATGGCGAGTATTAGTACAGTGACAACATGGTGAGCATTAGTACAGTGACAACGTGGTGAGTATTAGTATATTGACAACATGGTGGGTATTAGTATAGTGACAACATGGTGAGAATTAGTATAGTGACAACATGGTGAGTAATAGAATAGTGACAACATGGTGAGTANNNNNNNNNNNNNNNNNNNNNNNNNNNNNNNNNNNNNNNNNNNNNNNNNNNNNNNNNNNNNNNNNNNNNNNNNNNNNNNNNNNNNNNNNNNNNNNNNNNNCTGCGATCATGTCTATCTCACTCAGATGAAGTGTGTCACCTTAAAGTAGAAAGTGAACTGTTTATTTCAAAATACACCAATCCACATAGCAGGCAGTTCGACACTGAACAATAGTGTGCCTATGGCTTAGCAATTATGGGGACAATAAGGCTAAGCGTACCTGAATAATGTCGGACACACCCacaactcactctctcacacacatgtacTGTCAATCTGAAATGAGACCTGCAACATTCTGGGGATTATATATTTGGGGACGCACCTTTAGACGGAGCACCGTCACACTGCGCAGAAAAGCAAAGCAATTCGAGCTGTTTTGGGACTGATACTAACCTGTGACTCTGTCCAGCTTGGCCAGGTCAGACCCAGGGCGTTGGGCCGGTGGGGGTACGTGTGGAGTACACCCCAACCCTCTGGCCGTTCAGTCTGGGTGGCTTCACCTTAGCCTTATAACTCAGGGGGCCGTTCTTATGGAACAGGAAGATGATCTGGAAATGGAATGAGTGAAAGCAGGCTAATGTTTTATTGTACAAGTGTCGACAAATTGGGATATTGGGATGTAAGTTGATCAAAACAGTTCATGACTAAGAAAATGATTGTGACATCCTTGATACGTTTAGCTAATGAGAGAACTGTCTTTGCAAAAAATACAGATTGTTTTATGTAGTACTGACATTGCTACCTTCTTAACAGCCTTAAGTTTAGCTAGCTACCCCCTCTACTAAGTTtggctccctatcccagtctctAGTACTACCAGACATGAGAGTAGTTGTCCAGGCGACCAGTGAGTGTTCAGGGTTGTTGAAGACACTCTGCTGGATCTGAAGGGTGGCCCTGGAGGCCCACATATGGTTGGTGTCTGGGGTGCCATTCTTCACTGAGAAAACAGGCTGATGTAACCTATGGGGACTGTCTGGATGGTCCTGTGAAGAGAGAATTGGCATTTTCAAACAATGATTAAAGGTCCATTATCTAGCTTTGTGCCAGACCAAACATATTTCAGATAGAAATGCAAGCTATAGATCATGTCATTCTCATAGAAATTATTCTCATTGGAAGCAAGTCTGATAAGCGGAAGATCCTTTGTGTGCGATATTTCTATATTGATTCTATAGTGAATAGAAGTTCTAATGAAGTGCCAGTCAGATAAAGCTAAACAATGATCAAGACAAGTTATGGGGGAAGATATGAGAGGGATATAAGCGAGAAATCGAGTGCCTTAGCCAGCTACCTTTCTCAAGTGAATTCTGTGTCTCTAGTTCTGCCTGTGACCCCGGCTGACTCTTTGGAGATCGACTCTGGCCAATGTGTGTCAAAGCAGACTGGAGAGATGTACTGTGTTTCGATGAAAACGAACAGCACTGTCCAACAATTGCCTGGGTGGGGGGAATTTTAATACCTGTGTTGACACATTGTGGTCAGCAGCATATAGTCAGTATGTAATACGAATAACGACTTAGCTAGATGTTTTTTTTCAAGATGCCATGCTTTACATATGCATTAATTTCATACCTGAGATTCTTGATTTCTTTTCGCATGACAGATATCTGCTGGTTGAGTTTGTTGACATGCTCGGTACAGTTGCAAGTGGCAGACattttgatagtgtcttgattgCTTTGCTAGTTTGTCATTGATTAGATTAATATCAGATTCatacaataacatctgataatgTTGTAAAATATCAGAGATTGTTTATGCTGTCTAACAAAATTACACATCTCTGCTGAAATGCTTCCGCGCATGTTGTTCGTCATTTCTAGCTGCCAACCAGCAACTTACTAATGGAAAGCGGTGACTGACTGCTGTAGCAAGCATGCGCAAATGATTATGTAAATTGTGAAGCAAAACGTCAAACTGGTGTCCTGTTGGAGAGTTATGGATGAAACTCGTAGAAATAATTATTTTCATGGTTGTCAGTTTAGAGAATGTCAAAACACATGTGTACTGTAATATTGATATAATATAATGACTCCTTCGAGATGTTTCACTATGTAAAAGGACAGCAGAGGGTAGTATTGAGGAACTGAGACTTGTTCTTATTTTGTAGATGATCATAACAAGGAGACAGTCATATTATCAACAAAGCATCACACTTTATTATCATAGCGCTTATCTCAAATAAACCATTggtataaaaaaaatcacaattagaAAACACAGTTAccagaaatgattaaatacaaatgtattttcaaaTGCTGCATATTTAGCTTGTACAAATCATTTATTAAATACAGACAGTGCAGTTCTTGCAACATAACAAATTTAGACAATCTATCATGAAGCAATAAATAAATCCATGGGTAGGTTTAAAGCTGGAATTCATGCATTTCGTTGTACATAACATTTCGTATCCATACTCTATGAGTTAACCAGTAAGGCAAAACTGCATCACCTCTCAAATGCACATGTTGACAGAATAGATTACTATGCATGTAATCTGTCTGTGTGCTATCAGAGGCCAGATCTGAGTGGATTTCAGAAGAAGTTTCTTGGTGGATGATCTTGTGAAGGAGCACCAGTGTAGAACCTGGGGAACGTAGAGAACACTCTATTCTGCTCAGGCACATTGACAGACGGCTCCTCACTTGAACCTATGACAGAAAGGTGGTTAGTTTAACATTTCTGATTATACTATATGTGACAAGATCATATCCCTCACAGCTAGATAACATCCCAATGAGCTCATTGCCAGCCACTTCAGTATATTCAGAAGTCAAGTACATGACTGCAAAGAGACATCAATTAATTGATGCCATTAGTACCTTGATCAGTGCCCGTGTTTTTGAGATGGAGGGATGACTTCCTTCTCATCAGGACCCAAGTCCTCAATCAGCACTGGTCCAGGGTGTCACTACCCTGGTCACTGCTTCTGTGTACAGGGTCTCCAACAGGGATGGTGCAGGGGCAGTAACAGGGCTATACATTGGAGAAGGGGCAACAACAGGCACAGGAGCAGGGGCAAGGATGGATAGGGGCTGGGATGGGGGAACATACGCCGGTAGTGATTCTGGCGGGCTAGGGTCCACCGGAAGGAATGGGGATAGTGAGATCGAGGTAGGGGCAGGGGTGACTTCCActggtttggacacacctttacaatgacagcctcctGTTCTGGCTCGTCCTGGGAAGCCGGGAGCTCCGGTGTTGGATCAGTCTTCCTTGGCCTTCTCGTCTTCCCGAGCTACTCTTCTCCTTTtcccctcgctctcttcctcctgctctctaCCCTGATGTCACACAAATAGAAATGTAATTGTGGGTCGTCATTATACACCTCCCGCAACTGGAATGTTTACACTTTGCAGCTGATTACGTTGATAAGCTTGGCGATATTCATTCATGCATTGTTGATAGTGCAAAGTCCTTGATCTAAATGTATGGTGCCAATAGTTGGAAACGCCTAGGCAACCTTTGGTTTCCTCTGGCTTCATATTGGACAATATGGGCTGGAAGACCGATAGGCAGCCAAATACGATTTATCAAATATATTGTTTCATGTACACAATTTATTTATGCAATGTATAACCATCTATTACTATTTTCTGGTCTTACATTctttaaacatacaaaaacataaaGTCATGTTAAGTGGCTTTTCAGCCAAACTTATTTAAGCACGTAAGCAAGCACTRGAGTAAGCCAATAAGGACAAAGGGCTTGGCAGCTGTATTGAAGCCCACATAGTCCACTCAAGTTTCTAGTTAAAYACATTTGTCGGCTGAAGCACAAAACCGTCATTAGTGGTTCAAATCTAAGCCTCTTCCTCTTCCATTACTAGTTCTGCACCTCTTCTTAATGTCTACATTTACCCATAAACCCACTGGTTAATCGCCTTCTCCTCGGCCTCTGCCTTTCTTTTCTTGAGAAGGTCTCTGTCTCTTAGCCGCCGCTGGATCCCACCTGTAACACCGACCAACATacaccagtcagccagtcagtcagctatCAACAACAGACAGGACACTTCACTCTCAATCCTCATTTGAATTCTATTACATCAATAGTCAGAGTGTAAGACACATTTAGTTAATATCATAATAAACTGACAATGGTTCAATAAAAATTGGGTTACTTAGGCACTTTGTTTCATTATGATTTTGTTCACTGTCCTCTCTGTNNNNNNNNNNNNNNNNNNNNNNNNNNNNNNNNNNNNNNNNNNNNNNNNNNNNNNNNNNNNNNNNNNNNNNNNNNNNNNNNNNNNNNNNNNNNNNNNNNNNGTCCCCTCTTCTGACGGTACACTGGTGGTCCCCTCTTCTGACGGTACACTGGTGGTCCCCTCTTCTGACGGTACACTGGTGGTCCCCTCTTCTGATGGTACACTGGCGCTCTCAGGTTGGACGCCAGAGTCATAAGTATTCGTGTCAATGTCCAGTCTACTGTGTGGGGAGTCATAGTCAGAGATGTAGGGTTTGATATCGAGGACAGGGGTGCCTGCGATCATGTCTATCTCACTCAGATGAAGTGTGTCACCTTAAAGTAGAAAGTGAACTGTTTATTTCATAAAATACACCAATCCACATAGCAGGCAGTTCGACACTGAACAATAGTGTGCCTATGGCTTAGCAATTATGGGGACAATAAGGCTAAGCGTACCTGCAATAATGTCGGACACACCCAcaaactcactctctcacacacacaatgtactgCTCAATCTGAAATGAGACTCTGCAACATTCTGGGGATTATATATTTGGGGACGCACCTTTAGACGGAGCACCGTCACACTGCGCAGAAAAGCAAAGCAATTCGAGCTGTTTTTGGCGACTGATACTAACCTGTGACTCTGTCCAGCTTGGCCAGGGTCAGACCCAGGGCGTTGGGCCGGTGGGGGCTACGTGTGGAGTACACCCCAACCCTCTGGCCGTTCAGTCTGGGTGGCTTCACCTTAGCCTTATAACTCAGGTGGCCGTTCTTATGGAACAGGAAGATGATCCTGGAAATGGAATGAGTGAAAGCAGGCTAATGTATTTATTGTACAAGTGTCGACAAATTGGGAATATTGGGATGTAAGTTGATCAAAACAGTTCATGACTAAGAAAATGATTGTGACATCCTTGATACGTTTAGCTAATGAGAGAACTGTCTTTGCAAAAAATACAGATTGTTTTATGTAGTACTGACATTGCTACCTTCTTAAWCAGCCTTAAGTTTAGCTAGCTACCCCCTCTACTAAGTTtggctccctatcccagtctctAGTACGTACCAGACATGAGAGTAGTTGTCCAGGCCGACCAGTGAGTGTTCAGGGTTGTTGAAGACACTCTGCTGGATCTGAAGGGTGGCCCTGGAGGSCCCACATATGGTTGGCTGTCTGGGGGTGCCATTCTTCACTGAGAAACAGGAGCTGATGTAACCTATGGGGACTGTCTGGATGGTCCCTGTGAAGGAGAAATTGMCATTTTCAAACAATGATTAAAGGTGCATTATCTAGCTTTGTGCCAGACCAAACATATTTCAGATAGAAATGCAAGCTATAGATCATGTCATTCTCATAGAAAATTATTCTCATTGYAAGCAAGTCTGATAAGCGGAAGATCCTTTGTGTGCGATATTTCTATATTGATTCTATAGTGAATAGAAGTTCTAATGAAGTGCCAGTCAGATAAAGCTAAACAATGATCAAGACAAGTTATGCGGGGAAGATATGAGAGGGATATAAGCGAGAAATCGAGTGCCTTAGCCAGCTACCTTTCTCAAGTGAATTCTGTGTCTCTAGTTCTGCCTGTGACCCCGGCTGACTCTTTGGAGATCGACTCTGGCCAATGTGTGTCAAAGCAGACTGGAGAGATGTCATGTGTTTTCGATGAGAACGAACAGCACTGTCCAACAATTGCCTGGGTGGGGGGGAACATTTTAATACCTGTGTTGACACATTGTGGTCAGCAGCATATAGTCAGTATGTAATACGAATAACGACTTAGctagatgtttttttttcaagATGCCATGCTTTACATTATGCATTAATTTCATACCTGAGATTCTTGATTTCTTTTCGCATGACAGATATCTGCTGGTTGAGTTTGTTGACATGCTCGGTACAGTTGCAAGTGGCAGACattttgatagtgtcttgattgCTTTGCTAGTTTGTCATTGATTAGattaaataatcagaattcatacaataacatctgataatgTTGTAAAATATCAGAGATTGTTTATGCTGTCTAACAAAATTACACATCTCTGCTGAAATGCTTCCGCGCATGTGTATCGTCATTTCTAGCTGGCCAACCAGCAACTTACTAATGGAAAGCGGTGACTGACTGCTGTAGCAAGCATGCGCAAATGATTATGTAAATTGTGAAGCAAAACGTCAAACTGGTGTCCTGTTGGAGAGTTATGGATGAAACTCGTAGAAATAACTATTTTTCATGGTTGTCAGTTTAGAGAAATGTCAAAACAACATGTGTACTGTAATATTGAATATATATAATGACTCCTTCGAGATTGTTTCACTACTGTAAAAGGACAGCAGAGGGTAGTATTGAGGAACTGAGACTTGTTCTTATTTTGTAGATGATCATAACAAGGAGACAGTCATATTATCAACAAAGCATCACACCTTTATTATCATAGCGCTTATCTCAAATAAACcattggtataaaaaaaaatcacaattagaAAACACAGTTAccagaaatgattaaatacaaatgtattttcaaaTGCTGCCATATTTAGCTTGTACAAATCATTTATTAAATACAGACAGTGCAGTTCTTGCAACATAACAAATTTAGACACCATTCAtgaagcaaaaataaataaatccatggGTAGGTTTAAAGCTGGAATTCATGCATTTCGTTGTACATAACATTTCGTATCCATACTCTATGAGTTAACCAGTAAGGCAAAACTGCATCACCTCTCAAATGCACATGTTGACAGAATAGATTACTATGCATGTAATCTGTCTGTGTGCTATCAGAGGCCAGATCTGAGTGGATTTCAGAAGAAGTTTCTTGGTGGATGATCTTGTGAAGGAGCACCAGTGTAGAACCTGGGGAACGTAGAGAACACTCTATTCTGRTCAGGCACATTGACAGACGGCTCCTCACTTGAACCTATGACAGAAAGGTGGTTAGTTTAACATTTCTGATTATACTATATGTGACAAGATCATATCCCTCACAGCTAGATAACATCCCAATGAGCTCATTGGCCAGCCACTTCAGTATATTCAGAAGTCAAGTACATGACTGCAAAGAGACATCAATTAATTGATGCCATTAGTACCTTGATCAGTGCCCCGGTTGTTTTGAGATGGAGGGATGACTTCCTTCTCATCAGGACCCAAGTCCTCAATCAGCACCTGGTCCAGGGTGTCACTACCCTGGTCACTGCCTTCTGTGTACAGGGTCTCCAACAGGGATGGTGCAGGGGCAGTAACAGGGCTATACATTGGAGAAGGGGCAACAACAGGCACAGGAGCAGGGGCAAGGATAAGGATAGGGGCTGGGATGGGGGGAACATACGCCGGTAGTGATTCTGGCGGGCTAGGGTCCACCGGAAGGAATGGGGATAGTGAGATCYAGGTAGGGGCAGGGGTGACTTCCACTGGTTTGGACACCacctttacaatgacagcctcctGTTCTGGCTCMTCCTGGGAAGCCGGGAGCTCCGGTGTTGGATCAGTCTTCCTTGGCCTTCCTCGTCTTCCCGAGCTACTCTTCTCCTRTCTtcccctcgctctcttcctcctgctctctaCCCTGATGTCACACAAATAGAAATGTAATTGTGGGTCGTCATTATACACRTCCCCGCAACTGGAATGTTTACACTTTGCAGCTGATTACGTTGATAAGCTTGGCGATATTCATTCATGCATTGTTGATAGTGCAAAGTCCTTGATCTAAATGTYTGGTGCCAATAGTTGGAAACGCCTAYGCAACCTTTGGTTTCCTCTGGCTTCATATTGGACAATATGGGCTGGAAGACCGATAGGCAGCCAAATACGATCATTATCAAATATATTGTTTCATGTACACAACTTTATTTATGCATGTATAACCATCTATTACTATTTTCTGGTCTACATTctttaaacatacaaaaacataaaGTCATGTTAAGTGGCTTTTCAGCCAAACTTATTTAAGCACGTAAGCAAGCACTAGAGTAAGCAATAAGGACAAAGGGCTTGGCAGCTGTATTGAAGCCCACATAGTCCACTCAAGTTTCTAGTTAAATACATTTGTCGGCTGAAGCACAAAACCGTCATTAGTGGTTCAAAATCTAAGCCTCTTCTCTTCCATTTACTAGTTCTGCACCTCTTCTTAATGTCTACATTTACCCATAAACCCACTGGTTAATCGCCTTCTCCTCGGCCTCTGCCTTTCTTTTCTTGAGAAGGTCTCTGTCTCTTAGCCGCCGCTGGATCCCACCTGTAACACGACCAACATacaccagtcagccagtcagtcagctatCAACAACAGACAGGACACTTCACTCTCAATCCTCATTTGAATTCTATTACATCAATAGTCAGAGTGTAAGACACATTTAGTTAATATCATAATAAACTGACAATGGTTCAATAAAAAATTGGGTTACTTAGGCACTTTGTTTCATTATGATTTTGTTCACTGTCCTCTCTGTACTTGATCAATTACTGGTTTATGCTGTGGTACAAAACTCTCTCCATATTTGAATGCTCCAGTAGTTTTAATGCTGTTGTATGATTTGTGTCAGAAATTGACTGCAAAACCAATGCAGCTATGTAGCAGCAGTTGTATAAACCATCAGCATACCAAAGTATAGGTGATAGTACatattataccatggcattgttgaatactccttctgattggcttgaagggcattctagagcatgcattatttccctataactcACTctatatttgcacggtagaattcaatggctatagttcatttttacattgtttgagctgcttttgaagaaAAGTTGAATTGAAAAAGTATTGTATAGGATGATTAGTACATGTTAGTACATGGTGTCTGGgactacaaacatacagtatgagaCACAAACAGACTTATGTCTGGACACAAACAGAGAACATCTACAGTAAAATTGTCTTCCAAATACATGTTCCTATTGAGTTGCAATCATCTTAGTGGTACATCTGTTTGGACAGAATCAACCATCAGTAAGTCCTTTGTGACCCAGTTTGCAGCAAATACATTGGCAGGAATATGCATGAATAGAGCCAATGTtaacaataaaaggacactatgACATACTAATACTAGGACTAAGATAGTAACCTTTTCAGAGAACAGTGGTACATCTGAGAAATAATTGGATATTTCACTATAAAACACAGAATAGAGACCATGTTCAGAGGTCATTTTACCTTGGTGTTCATTGGGATTTTTATATTCCAACTCTGGTTTCTCTTAATCGAACGTCCCCTCCATTTTGCTCCTGTAGAAATTAATAATGTACCTTGTTGAGAGGGGCAAGCGAGCAGAGAGGGGTAAAAACGTTGAGAAAAAATGATGTCTCTTTGCAAGTCCCGCCCCAGAAAATCATTATCTGGTTAACCATTACCATAGCCCTGGAAGAGTTCTTATGGCTCAGCTCTTATCGTATTTGTAAAGGTGGAGGAGTTGGCACAAAACGGGCATAAAAGCAGGCCATgttgctggctgtgtgtgtgtgtgtgtgtgtgtggtgtgtgtgtgtgtgtgtggtgtgtgtgtgtgtgtgtgtgttgtggtgtgtgtgtgtgggtgtgtgtgtgtgcgagagagagagagagttgtcatGGGGCTACCTatacagctgtgtgtgtctgagaataGCTAGC
Encoded here:
- the trmo gene encoding tRNA (adenine(37)-N6)-methyltransferase, translated to MSATCNCTEHVNKLNQQISVMRKEIKNLRQLLDSAVRSHRKHMTSLQSALTHIGQSRSPKSQPGSQAELETQNSLEKGTIQTVPIGYISSCFSVKNGTPRQPTICGXSRATLQIQQSVFNNPEHSLVGLDNYSHVWIIFLFHKNGHLSYKAKVKPPRLNGQRVGVYSTRSPHRPNALGLTLAKLDRVTGDTLHLSEIDMIAGTPVLDIKPYISDYDSPHSRLDIDTNTYDSGVQPESASVPSEEGTTSVPSEEGTTSVPSEEGTTSVPSEE
- the hemgn gene encoding hemogen, which translates into the protein MVIEKPELEYKNPNEHQGGIQRRLRDRDLLKKRKAEAEEKAINQWVYGVESRRKRARGRXEKSSSGRRGRPRKTDPTPELPASQXEPEQEAVIVKVVSKPVEVTPAPTXISLSPFLPVDPSPPESLPAYVPPIPAPILILAPAPVPVVAPSPMYSPVTAPAPSLLETLYTEGSDQGSDTLDQVLIEDLGPDEKEVIPPSQNNRGTDQGSSEEPSVNVPDQNRVFSTFPRFYTGAPSQDHPPRNFF